The DNA region TAAAGGATGAATATTGCTGCCGGTTACACTGATTTTCGACATCATTGGAAATGTTACATGATAATTGCTTTGGCAAAAATCGAGTATTTCATTGTCGTTCCCGGGTTCCTGACCTGCAAAATCATTAGACGGGAAGCCTATGATGACAAAACCCCTGTCTTTATAATTTTCATACAATTGCTGCAGATCGGCATACTGTGGGGTATAACCGCAATATGAAGCAGTGTTGACGACCAATATTTTTCTTCCTTTGAAAATTTTCAGGTCAACAGAATCTCCCACAATGTTTTTCACCTTAAAGTCAAAGAAATTTTTTGACTGGGGAAAAACTAACTGGGTGGTCATTAAATAAATAACAAAGCCAAGGATTTTTTTCATGGTTTAATACGTTCGAGTTCAACAGTAAAATGACGCATCAGGGGAGCTTCATAAACGATTTTAAAACCATGTTTTATTTCATTTCTTCTTTCATAAACATTTGCCAGTGCACAGGCTACATATTCAATATGATTGTTGGTATAAACCCTTCGGGGGATGGCCATGCGCAGAAATTCCAGTTTAGGATAACGGTTCATACGGGTAATGGGGTCTCTGTCTGCAAGTAATGTTCCAATTTCGACAGCCCTGACGCCACTTTCGAGGTATAATTCAACCCCCATGAGTTGTGCAGGATATTCTTCCTGAGGAATATGCGGATAAAACTTAAGTGCATCAACAAAAACAGCATGTCCGCCAATTGGTTTCTGAACAGCAATTCCAAATTCTTCTAACCTTTTACCAAGATATTCAACCTGACCTATTCTGGCTTCCAGATACCGAAAATCTGTTCCCTCCAGTAAACCCTGTGCAATAGCATTCATATCTCTGCCAGCCAGTCCTCCGTATGTGATATAGCCTTCATAAATGATATTCAGATTACAGGTCTTTTTGTAAAGTTCTTCATCATTCATGGCAATAAAGCCTCCGATATTTACGATGGCGTCTTTTTTGGCACTCATGGTCATAAAATCGGCATAGCTGAACATTTCCCTCGTAATATCCCTGATAGCGGCCTGTTCATAACCAGCTTCACGTTTTTTAATGAAATAAGCATTTTCTGTAAAACGTGCCCCGTCAATCATAATCCTGACACCATATTTTCTGGCAAGGGCTGAAACATCCTTCAGATTCTGCATCGAAACGGGTTGCCCTCCGGAAGTATTACAAGTTACTGTGATAGCAATAAAAGGAATTTTATTGGAGGGATATGTTTTCAATACTTTTTCTAATTTATCGAGGTCAATATTTCCTTTGAAGGGATGCAGGTTGTTGACATCAAAAGCCTCATCAATCGTACAATCAATACAGGTAGCCTTTCGTAATTCAATATGCCCTTTGGTGGTATCAAAATGTGAATTGCCGGGAACGACATCCCCTTCTCTGACCAAAGCACTGAACAATACATTCTCAGCTGCACGCCCCTGATGAGTTGGCAA from Sphingobacteriales bacterium includes:
- a CDS encoding tryptophanase, translating into MRPLPYAEPYKIKMIENVYTSTREEREKWIKEAKYNLFKLKSNQVFIDLLTDSGTGAMSDLQWSEIMKGDESYAGASSFFKMKSVVSDITGFEYVLPTHQGRAAENVLFSALVREGDVVPGNSHFDTTKGHIELRKATCIDCTIDEAFDVNNLHPFKGNIDLDKLEKVLKTYPSNKIPFIAITVTCNTSGGQPVSMQNLKDVSALARKYGVRIMIDGARFTENAYFIKKREAGYEQAAIRDITREMFSYADFMTMSAKKDAIVNIGGFIAMNDEELYKKTCNLNIIYEGYITYGGLAGRDMNAIAQGLLEGTDFRYLEARIGQVEYLGKRLEEFGIAVQKPIGGHAVFVDALKFYPHIPQEEYPAQLMGVELYLESGVRAVEIGTLLADRDPITRMNRYPKLEFLRMAIPRRVYTNNHIEYVACALANVYERRNEIKHGFKIVYEAPLMRHFTVELERIKP